The genome window GCCAATACTTCGCGAACCGCTTCGGACGGCATGAAGCTGATCGTGAATGTGCCCGCGGACGCTAAAGTTTTTGTAAACGGTCGGGCGACAACGAGCGTGGGCGCAATTCGCCAATACAGTTCAGCCGGCCTCCGACCGGGCTCTAAATATGACTATCGCGTGCGCGCCGAGTTCACTCGCGACGGCAAATCGGTGAGCGAGGAGAAAACCGTCTCGGTGGCCGCCGGACAAACGGTGGTCCTTGCCTTTGGTGCGTCGGCTGATCCGCAAGTTGCCGACGTGGCCGCGTCGCCGTAGCGCTAGGGTCGATTGCTGGCCATCCGAAACCGTTACCTTAGTATCGCGCTACCTCTTCCGCGTGTAAAAATAGAAGGCCGCAAACACGACCAGGATGCCGGCCGGCAGAGTCCAGGGATAGCCGCTTCTGCCTGGGGCTCGAAAGCTCGACGACCGGCCGGTTTTCGCATCCCATAGCAGCACGTGTCCGCGGTTGTCGCCAATGGCGACCGTTCGGGCATCAGGAGAAGTTGCCAGCGCCGTGACCCAACTGTCGTGCTTAAGCCGCGCGGCAACCTCACCTGTGGCAACGCGGACTAACGTCACGCCGTGCTCGGTTGCGATCACCAGGTTGTCCGCGCCCACGAACTGCACGTTGCGGATTTCCATCTCGCACGGGAAAGTGCGCATCGCGTTCGTCGTCGGGTCACAGAACAAGATGTTGTTGTCACTGGCCACCGCTAATTGGGCGGCAACCGGAGAGAACGCGAAGCCGCCCGTGCCACTACAGTCATAAGATGGCCCAGCGCGCAGGTTTGCTGTCGCGTCGTACAGCTTGACCTTGTCCTGATCGCGTATCGCGACCCAATGATTATCCGCGGACAAGGCTATACCGGACCGGAAGGGGCTGAAGATAGCGATGTTCGGAGCGTTCTCGATCTGCTTTGCATTGTCCGCCGCGAGAAGGCTGACGCCGCTTCCCCACGACGACTGCGCAACGAGGCTTCGATCTTGCGAAAGCGAAAAATGCAGGTGCGCTGCTTGCGTCACGGGCCCGAACGTGGTTACTTCTTTTGCGTTCAAATCGCAGACGCGAATCTCGCTGGCGTTGGCATCGAGAAAAAACAACGAGTTGCCGTCAGCGCTGAAGGCGAGTGAGTCGGGGCATTGCCGGAGCACCGCGAAGGCGGGGCCTTGATTGCCTGGCAAGAAGTTCCGTTCGACGATCTCTGTTGGAGTCGCACTTTCGACATCGACCAGGCAGATGTTGCGAGCAATATTCGCGGCATAACCCTTAAGTGGCACGTTCGCATTTCGCCAATTGAGTTTTACGACGGCCAACCGCTTGCCATCCGGCGAAAACGATAGTGCCTGAATCCTGGTATACGGCTCGCCACATCCTTCGGCAGGCACCAGAGCAAAGAGGAGGGCGAGCACCGCGACGCCCATGAACATCTGGGAAAGCGTAAAACGCTTCATGGCCGGTACCAAGGCCGTTGATAGCGGGGGCGCTCCGACTCGTCGCTCATTGGTAGACCTCAGGCGCGGTGGCGCGCCGGCTCCGTTTCCTGAGGTCCCCTTTCAAACCGGACGTGCGAATTTCCCGCATCCGGCTTACCGATGGTCTTCTCATGCGACATGCGCGCCTCCAGGATACCGTATCGTGCCCAGCAACTGGTAAAGGCCGTGTTCTTGGACCAGCCGGCGATGCGACCACTCCCGCGGACTGAAGGGGCGCGCACCGGGTCGGTTCCGTCGTTGACCGCCGCGTCGCACGAGCAGCCGCAACAGCCGCTGGTAGACGTACTGGTCAAGCTGGTTGAACTTTCCCGAAGCGTTGCCCGTGCGGAAGTAGCCGCCCCATCCACGCAGCACCGGGTTCAATTCCCGGATCACCTCGCGGATGTCTTTCATTCCCGCCCAACGTCGCGGACGGGTGAGATCGTGGAGTCGGCTGCGAATGGCTTGCATCGCGCGCGGGGAGGGCCATCGGAACAGATACGGCTTCCCCTTGAAGCGGGAACGCACGATCCGCAGATAGCAGCCCAAGAACGTGAAGCCCTCGCGTCCAAGTCCTAATTCCACCAGTCGCGTTTTGGTCGGGTGCAGTTCGAGCCGCAGCAGACCCATGATCTCTTGCACCTTGGCCAGCGACCGTTCGGCCTGGGCGCGCGTGCGACAGAGGATGACGAAGTCATCCGCGTATCGCACCAATTGGCCCAGGTGAGAGCAGGTTGCCGTCCATATGCGATCCAGGTCGTTGAGGTACACATTGGCCAAGAGCGGTGAGATCACGCCGCCCTGCGGTGTGCCCGCAGTCGTCGTTCGCACCACGCCTTCCTCCATGACCCCGGCCCGCAACCACTGGCGTAGCAGCTTGAGCACTCGTCGATCCGAGATGCGAGCAGCCAGTTTCTCCATCAGGAGGTCCTGGTCGATCGCGTCGAAGAAGCCCTGAATGTCCGCGTCGACCACGTGATGGTGGCCACGGCCACCTGTGATGCGGATGACCTCCAGGGCTTGCGTGGCGCTGCGGCGCGGACGGAAGCCGTAGCTATTCGGCTGGAAGTCCGCTTCGAAGATCGGCTCTAGGACGATCTTCGCCGCCATTTGCACCACGCGATCCCGCACCGTCGGAATGCCCAGCGGCCGTTGCCGTCCGTCTGGCTTGGGAATGTACCTGCGGCGCACCGGTTGCGGCCGATACTTCCCCTCACGGAGCATGGCCGCGAGTTCTCGCAGGAACTCCGCCACGCCTTGCTGTTCAATCATCGACAGCGTAACGCCGTCGATGCCGGCAGCCCCTTTGTTGCTACGCACTCGTCTCCACGCTTCCAGCAGAACGTCACTCCGCCAGATCCGGTCATAGAGCGCATGGAAACGACGCTCCTCGTTGCGCTTGGCCGCGATGTACAGCCGGCGCTGGAGTTCTCGCACTTTATCAGTGGGGTTGTTGGGTCTTGCGACCATGCCCTCGCGCTTACCTCCTTACGCCAGCATGACCAAAGCAGGGCTCCTTCCCTCTACCGGCGTTGTCGGCCGGCATCGACGGTACTATGAACCCCTCGGACTCCCGCCCAGCACGATTGCCTTTCGCCATCGGCTTATAGCAACCGCCTTCGCCCAACGTGGGCCGCCAGGACGGGTCTCTCCTGTTCCACATCCGACTGTGTTGACGTGCCTTCCTCCATACCCCGCGGGCGTCCTGCATCGCTCCGGTCCTCACGGATGCAGTCTATTGCCTTCGCCGTGGCATGATCGGCTCGGCCACCCGTCCCTTTCGGGCTCTTATGTCACGAGGCTGCAAGGTTCACTTCATGTTAGGCCCGCCAACTTGCTTCCTTCGCAGAGACAGTATCGCCTCCTTAAAGGCTTTCGACGTCCCGCTCAGCCGATGCGGCTCTCGCCCATCAACCGGGACCTGCTACGCGGCGCTCCGGCGCTTACCGCGACGGGACTCTCACCCGTAAGTCGGATACAGCAAGAATCTCTCTCCTTTCGGATCGCGATTCGATCAGGACGCACCATGTTGCCATTCTACGCTGGCATCGCACCCTAGGTAGGTCATACAATCCTGGATGCCGGATTAACAACCTCTAACCTTTGGGGCTCGCATGAAGACGGCGTCATTGCATCTCGGTCTCGCGCTCTTGTTGCTCGCGAACACGACCATGTCGGCGGCGCCAAAGCCGCTCGACATGGATGCTGCTTCGGCCGAAGTCTCGGCGTCCTATGGCAAAGCGCACCCGGAAGTGCAGGAATTCGTGCTGCACACCGCGCGCTCCTTTGGCTCAAGTGGCCTGTGGTTGAATGAAAATGCTTACGCCGATCTGACACCACCAGACCGCGAAGCGAGGATCGTGTATTTGATGAAGCTTTTCGAGGAAGCCGAATACGGCCGGCACCTGTGCCAGGCTTTGGCCGAGGCGAGCGCTCTGAAAGACCCCAGGCTGGTGCCAGGGCTCGAGAAGGTCGGCGGATACCACGTCGACGGAAAAGACTACGATTGCCGCCCCAAGTGGATGGCGGTCGCGGCACTGGCGCGGCAGGAATCGCCCGATGCGGTTCCCCTATTGGTCAGCCTGGTCGACCATGGAAATCAAAACACCCGATTCTGGGCCCGCGCCGCCTTGGCAAGACTGGCGAAAGACGACTTCAAAGAAGACAAGCAGGCCTGGAACAAATGGTGGGTCGCTGAGGGACACGAGGCGATCGACCCGGCCTTGCTCAAGCCCTACACTCCGCCGACAGAAAATTGATGATTGCCAGCAGTGGAGAACGTGACAGGTGGTGCCAGTTAGGAAACCCACGAACCGCGACTTACCACCGTCCACGTCCCGTTTTTCTTGCGCATGTCGAGAATCGTTCCACCGCCGTCGAGTGGGCCGCGAATTTCGCCGAAGGTCACCTCGACCTCGCCCTTCTTGTCGATCTCGACGCCCAGAAGCTGCTCTTTGATGTCGTTCTTTTTGCAGTAGGCAATCGCGGCTGTCCAAATCTCGCGCAGGTCTTCAGCGGAAAGTTTGCCGATCACATCGAAAGGCGGCCTCTCACGCCGCGCGGTTTCTGGAAACAACGCCGTGACACGCTTGTTGTTCTCGGTGTGGCCGAGGTAATCGACAGGCAAGACTAACTGAGCGACAGCCACGTCACCCATCCAACTTCGCCAAAAGGGGACCGAGGGCGGAAATGCGAATTCGGACGCAAGATCATCGGCGAGCCAAACTCCGCCGCCGTGCGTCTCGATCTCGAAGATTGCTTCCCGGCGCGCCGTCACGTAGTTCAGTTCCCAGACGAGTCCTGCGGCGAGCAGTGTCACGACGGCGATCGCCGTGGAGAATGAAAAGCGAAGCCATCTTCGACTGTTGCGAGGGAGGTAGCCCATCGATCTTGTCCGGTCACCTGATGTTAGCGGACCGCGATCGGGAACTGCGATGAGTCGGTCGCTCCCGGTTTTCTCAAGAGCCGCTCTTTCGGCGGATCTTTCTCGGGCGCCAGCCGTACCCGTTCCAGCCCGATTTCCATCCGCAAGCGCGTGGCCTTGGCGTGATAGTATTTTTCGGCCTCGCCTCCCCGCGCGCCGGCGTCGTGCAGGGCTTTGACCTTGGCCTCGACCTGCCGGGCGTTATCGACCATCTTTTTATAGATTGCGATTCTTTTCTCTTTCGAGTCTGCTACTTCAAGCTCTGCTTCCAGCAGCTCCTGGTTTGCCGCGAGAAGCTGTTCGAGCGTGATCGTGTCGGTTTCATAGGCGGCCCGCGTCGCGTCCACGTAGCTGCGCAAGGTTTCGGCGCGCTCCAGGAGCAGCTTTTTGAGATGGCCCGGGTTGGCTGGCTCGTCAGCCGCGGCGGCGGTTGACCGCAAAGCTTGCAGGGGCGCGGACGCGATGAAAATCGTTGCGACCAAGATCAGGCGACGTAGACTGGTAGACATCATTTGGTCCTCCAAGTGTCGCAGAAATAGACAGAGCCAATATAAAGTCGCAACAAGCGCAATGCACTACTTTGCACTTTTACGCAGATCGCGATGCTTGCTAATCGGAGCATCCATATGAAAGCGCAGCAGCGGCCGTGGATTCGCCCATTCGGTGTACTGGTGATCGCGGTCGCGGCTGTTCTGCATAGCGCTGCACTTCTCTATGCTTTCCCCGCTGGCCCGCCCAAGACGTCCTCATCGGACGACGACGGCCAGGAGTCCGACGACCTGCGCGGCAAGCCGGCCAGCAAGAAGCCGCTCTTGGTTCAGATGGCCGAGGAGCACGGTTATCGCCTCGGCGATGGCGAGGACGTCAAGCGGATCGCTCCCCCTTTCGAGCCCATTCGCGCCAAGTATTATCACGAGGCTCATCCCGGTCAGGCGGCCGCCATCAATGATCCACCCGACGCGATGCTGTTCTATTGGAGCGACCGGGATCGAGGTCTCAAACAATGGAAGATGAACTTCGGCGGTCACGACCTCCGTGGCATCTTCGACTTCGTTGCCGAGATCAAAGGCCAGGCGATCGAAGGCCCCGACGACCTCATGCGGCAGCGGATCACGGGCGACTGGATCGTCCGCGTCGGCACCAGAGACTTTCGACTCGTCAAACAACTCGAAGAGATCCTGCGGCATGATCTATCGTTGCCGATCCGCCTCGAGTTTCGCGAGGTGGAACGTCCGGCCTTCGTCGTCACGGGAGAGTACAAATTCCATCCGCTCGACGAGAAGCAGGCTCGCCTTCTGGCTGACTACAACTTACGACCGAACACGATCAATATTTTTGGAAAGAGTCCTGTGCCCAACAGTGGTGCGGGCGGAGGTAGCGGTCACTTTTCCGAGATGCTGGAATGGCTAGGGGAATGGATCCAAATGCCAGTAGTTTCCGATCTGGAGAACCCGCCGACGAACGACTTTACGTGGTATCTCCATGCGCGCAG of Pirellulales bacterium contains these proteins:
- a CDS encoding TIGR03000 domain-containing protein, whose protein sequence is MIRDTLKTGMIVAVLGFLVQGTDAFARGGGYGGWYAGYGNGTWTYAGFGGPGGWAPPVYGYTGNGFSSFPTRPYPQQANTSRTASDGMKLIVNVPADAKVFVNGRATTSVGAIRQYSSAGLRPGSKYDYRVRAEFTRDGKSVSEEKTVSVAAGQTVVLAFGASADPQVADVAASP
- the ltrA gene encoding group II intron reverse transcriptase/maturase — encoded protein: MVARPNNPTDKVRELQRRLYIAAKRNEERRFHALYDRIWRSDVLLEAWRRVRSNKGAAGIDGVTLSMIEQQGVAEFLRELAAMLREGKYRPQPVRRRYIPKPDGRQRPLGIPTVRDRVVQMAAKIVLEPIFEADFQPNSYGFRPRRSATQALEVIRITGGRGHHHVVDADIQGFFDAIDQDLLMEKLAARISDRRVLKLLRQWLRAGVMEEGVVRTTTAGTPQGGVISPLLANVYLNDLDRIWTATCSHLGQLVRYADDFVILCRTRAQAERSLAKVQEIMGLLRLELHPTKTRLVELGLGREGFTFLGCYLRIVRSRFKGKPYLFRWPSPRAMQAIRSRLHDLTRPRRWAGMKDIREVIRELNPVLRGWGGYFRTGNASGKFNQLDQYVYQRLLRLLVRRGGQRRNRPGARPFSPREWSHRRLVQEHGLYQLLGTIRYPGGAHVA
- a CDS encoding HEAT repeat domain-containing protein produces the protein MKTASLHLGLALLLLANTTMSAAPKPLDMDAASAEVSASYGKAHPEVQEFVLHTARSFGSSGLWLNENAYADLTPPDREARIVYLMKLFEEAEYGRHLCQALAEASALKDPRLVPGLEKVGGYHVDGKDYDCRPKWMAVAALARQESPDAVPLLVSLVDHGNQNTRFWARAALARLAKDDFKEDKQAWNKWWVAEGHEAIDPALLKPYTPPTEN